From Hymenobacter sedentarius, a single genomic window includes:
- a CDS encoding FKBP-type peptidyl-prolyl cis-trans isomerase, translated as MRFSSRSARQLALGASLLGFASLTACNKGGGDFAKTKSGIEYKIFKKVGNDYERRDVSPDGDPTYKDRVGKFLLGNMQYRTGKDSVLQNTRRDVGLPVPLPLLELKQKGAPDEALSMLQPGDSGVFRFQVDSLIKPKSGQPVPKFLKNGGNVVMMYVATTPKLITQEEAQAMQPELQKRAMAAQMKQRMASPEYAKQMKEQADAQAKALAAPAVVAQLKKDDAVLQDYIKKNNLNMKKTPSGIYYQVLKPGTGPTPKPGQTVSVNYNGTLLSGKLFDSSEKTGKPIDFPIGQGAVIPGWDQGIALLNKGSKAILLIPSSLAYGTRGAGTDIPADAPLRFEVELVDVQ; from the coding sequence ATGCGTTTTTCCTCCCGCTCTGCGCGGCAGTTGGCCCTGGGGGCCAGCCTGCTGGGCTTCGCTTCCCTCACGGCCTGTAACAAAGGCGGCGGTGACTTTGCCAAAACCAAATCCGGCATCGAGTACAAGATTTTCAAGAAAGTCGGCAACGATTACGAGCGGCGCGATGTGAGCCCCGACGGCGACCCGACCTACAAAGACCGGGTGGGCAAGTTCCTGCTGGGCAACATGCAGTACCGCACCGGCAAGGACTCGGTGCTGCAGAACACCCGCCGCGACGTGGGCCTGCCCGTGCCGCTGCCCCTGCTCGAGCTCAAGCAGAAAGGTGCTCCCGACGAAGCCCTGTCGATGCTGCAGCCCGGCGACAGCGGCGTGTTCCGCTTTCAGGTTGATTCGCTCATCAAGCCCAAGTCGGGCCAGCCCGTGCCCAAGTTCCTGAAGAACGGCGGCAACGTGGTGATGATGTACGTGGCCACCACGCCCAAGCTCATCACGCAGGAAGAAGCCCAGGCCATGCAGCCCGAGCTGCAGAAGCGCGCCATGGCCGCCCAGATGAAGCAGCGCATGGCCTCGCCCGAGTATGCCAAGCAGATGAAAGAACAGGCAGATGCCCAAGCCAAAGCCCTGGCCGCTCCGGCCGTGGTAGCCCAGCTCAAGAAGGACGACGCCGTGCTGCAGGACTACATCAAGAAAAACAACCTGAACATGAAGAAGACGCCCTCGGGCATCTACTACCAGGTCCTGAAGCCCGGCACCGGCCCCACGCCCAAGCCCGGCCAGACGGTGAGCGTGAACTACAACGGCACGCTGCTCAGCGGCAAGCTGTTTGACTCGTCGGAGAAAACCGGCAAGCCAATTGACTTCCCAATCGGCCAAGGCGCCGTGATTCCTGGTTGGGACCAAGGCATTGCGCTACTCAACAAAGGCAGCAAGGCCATCCTGCTCATCCCCTCCTCGCTGGCCTACGGCACGCGCGGCGCAGGTACGGACATCCCCGCCGACGCGCCCCTGCGCTTCGAGGTGGAGCTAGTCGACGTCCAATAG
- a CDS encoding FKBP-type peptidyl-prolyl cis-trans isomerase, with amino-acid sequence MKYLLLRSRLLVLAASLLLAAPALWSCNTETAYQKTLREHEDQLKAIDEDTIQHYLTRNKLMTNAVRTNSGLYVVTLTAGQGTPITAGKQVSVKYVGRILSNGAHPESSGYPASPGDSRYPQGAIFDNSSENHTACGCAVFTAGSGAIAGFSEGLLLMRKGDRKLLLIPSRLAYGPSGQTGIPADAALMFDVEVLDVF; translated from the coding sequence ATGAAATACCTTCTGCTCCGTTCACGCTTGCTGGTGCTAGCGGCGAGCCTGCTCCTGGCGGCCCCGGCCCTGTGGAGCTGCAACACCGAAACTGCCTACCAGAAAACGTTGCGTGAGCACGAAGACCAACTAAAAGCCATCGACGAGGATACGATTCAGCATTACCTGACGCGCAATAAGCTGATGACGAATGCAGTGCGGACCAACTCGGGCCTGTACGTGGTTACGCTCACAGCGGGCCAGGGCACGCCCATTACGGCCGGCAAGCAGGTAAGCGTGAAGTACGTTGGCCGCATTCTGAGCAACGGCGCGCACCCCGAGTCTTCGGGCTACCCGGCTTCGCCCGGCGACAGCCGCTACCCGCAAGGTGCTATTTTCGACAACTCGTCGGAGAACCACACCGCCTGCGGCTGCGCCGTCTTCACAGCGGGCAGCGGCGCTATTGCCGGTTTCAGCGAAGGGCTGCTGCTCATGCGCAAAGGCGACCGCAAGCTGTTGCTCATTCCCTCGCGCCTGGCGTACGGCCCTTCCGGCCAAACGGGCATTCCGGCCGACGCGGCCTTGATGTTCGACGTGGAAGTGCTCGACGTTTTTTAA
- a CDS encoding FKBP-type peptidyl-prolyl cis-trans isomerase, with protein sequence MSWFAGLKRHLSSVALALGLWLVATAASAQTAPKPVVPSTPSAPATGSDTAHLVPQHTRSGVRFVFRERGTGPQAKAGSRVAVRYTGFLPDGHIFDATAASGGPLRFRVGRGEVILGWDELLPLLPAGSRVRAWIPAALAYGTTGVRDPDDESRYLIPPNTELVFELQVLSVR encoded by the coding sequence GTGAGTTGGTTTGCTGGCCTGAAACGCCACCTAAGTAGCGTGGCGTTGGCACTTGGGCTGTGGCTCGTCGCTACAGCTGCAAGCGCCCAGACTGCCCCAAAGCCCGTGGTGCCCTCCACCCCAAGCGCCCCAGCCACCGGCTCCGATACAGCGCACCTCGTTCCGCAGCACACGCGGAGCGGGGTGCGCTTTGTGTTTCGGGAGCGCGGCACCGGGCCGCAGGCCAAGGCCGGCAGCCGCGTGGCCGTGCGTTACACCGGCTTCCTACCCGATGGCCATATTTTCGATGCGACGGCCGCCTCGGGCGGGCCGCTTCGGTTTCGGGTGGGCCGGGGCGAGGTTATCCTGGGCTGGGACGAACTGCTGCCCCTGCTGCCAGCGGGCTCGCGGGTGCGGGCCTGGATACCGGCGGCGCTGGCCTACGGCACCACCGGCGTGCGCGACCCCGATGATGAAAGCCGTTACTTGATTCCACCCAATACCGAACTCGTGTTTGAGCTGCAGGTACTGAGCGTGCGTTAA